In Stomoxys calcitrans chromosome 2, idStoCalc2.1, whole genome shotgun sequence, the following proteins share a genomic window:
- the LOC106090962 gene encoding uncharacterized protein LOC106090962, whose product MAVSTHKTNNIINCSGCHLPFNFNNSVPKSLPCKHWFCLACLEDMIGKSDDFAHFDCANCQQTIDIEGLNKTLEILPTNCDSIESQMSSNSVGSSASVASDNSLGCTLFYNGNGHHSNNHNGHLNMISGGSGGGGGVSSSNRNETCPKVSHFEQMSPGENCIVHGMPNTLWCNTCDLALCRGCNSGSEHSDHLVQSHQEAKESYQNRIQQDIGKLHNSLGDMEHLQRIQREFLLQILEGCCALKSHLENELSNQSQSMQIDNMRETLKMLKIHMEMMPENNPQDFLKLSSVVNEEKQKFYAKHKEMLRQYQLSEVISTNERLLDFATMQQILQKLEHRVDAGTSVLGNMKQHTHHQSMPNNPMLHLTNYCIFHLYVRYTKQKQQFFENQLWRYQQYQQQIIANFKNHHTNNTTTTTTPPTSASMHTTTATPSLYNNSPGSANGHLSHAANINTTHTNINVNSNTTTNSNTTTYEQLQFKRKTYAEIANSNGSKSFDSNQDAFDLFNGPLTVSQYKQLEEVGKCIDMLLLNPISNDNNHIYFFDFERNGEFLGRVLIKVYASYAPKMSYNFHALCTHEKGVGYRGCKVFKCYPNQSIITGDIEQNNGYGSRSIFEDPQFVPDDTKIPPFIGAVGMRRAKKIYDSQCLVGSQFRIILKVRPFSAIFGRVIDGLEVVWNISQTQIQSEKNSSAGNAGGGGVGVIGGGGPNSINVAQCGVYEFVKRNLTGAL is encoded by the coding sequence ATGGCTGTGTCTACGCATAAAACCAATAACATTATCAATTGTAGTGGTTGCCATTTACCCTTCAACTTCAATAACTCCGTGCCAAAATCATTGCCATGCAAACACTGGTTCTGCCTGGCTTGTCTGGAGGACATGATTGGCAAAAGTGACGATTTTGCCCATTTCGATTGTGCCAACTGCCAGCAAACCATTGACATTGAAGGCTTAAATAAGactttggaaattttgccaacaaaTTGCGATAGCATTGAATCTCAGATGTCCTCCAACAGCGTGGGCAGTTCGGCTTCGGTAGCCTCAGATAATTCATTAGGTTGTACACTCTTCTACAATGGAAACGGTCACCACTCGAATAATCATAATGGTCATCTCAATATGATAAGTGGAGGAAGTGGGGGAGGTGGTGGCGTATCGAGTTCCAATAGAAATGAGACTTGCCCAAAAGTTTCCCATTTCGAACAAATGTCACCTGGAGAGAATTGCATTGTCCATGGCATGCCAAATACCCTATGGTGTAATACCTGCGATCTGGCTTTGTGTCGTGGTTGTAATTCGGGGTCAGAGCACTCAGATCATTTGGTACAAAGTCATCAAGAAGCCAAAGAGTCCTATCAAAATCGTATACAACAGGACATTGGAAAACTCCACAATTCCTTGGGTGACATGGAACATTTGCAGAGAATACAAAGAGAATTTCTGTTGCAAATTTTGGAAGGTTGTTGTGCTTTGAAGTCCCATCTTGAAAATGAACTCTCAAATCAGTCGCAGTCCATGCAAATCGATAATATGAGGGAAACtttgaaaatgttaaaaatccACATGGAAATGATGCCGGAAAACAATCCCCAGGATTTCCTCAAGCTTAGCTCGGTGGTCAATGAGGAGAAACAGAAATTCTATGCCAAGCATAAGGAAATGCTACGTCAATACCAACTCAGTGAGGTGATCAGCACCAATGAGCGTCTTTTGGATTTTGCCACCATGCAACAGATTCTACAAAAGCTTGAACATAGAGTGGATGCTGGCACCAGCGTGCTGGGTAATATGAAGCAGCATACGCATCATCAATCCATGCCCAATAATCCCATGCTGCATTTGACCAATTATTGCATTTTTCATCTGTATGTTCGCTACACCAAACAAAAGCAACAGTTTTTCGAGAACCAGTTGTGGCGCTATCAGCAATACCAACAGCAGATTATAGCGAATTTTAAAAACCATCATACCAATAAtacgacgacaacaacaacaccgcCAACGTCGGCGTCAATGCATACGACTACTGCGACGCCATCCTTGTATAATAATTCACCAGGTTCCGCCAATGGTCACCTAAGTCATGCTGCCAATATCAATACTACGCACACTAATATCAACGTAAATTCGAATACTACCACCAACAGCAACACTACCACCTATGAACAGTTACAATTCAAACGCAAGACCTATGCTGAAATTGCCAACAGCAATGGCTCCAAATCGTTCGATTCCAATCAGGATGCTTTCGATTTGTTCAATGGCCCATTGACAGTGTCCCAGTACAAACAGCTGGAGGAGGTGGGCAAGTGTATCGATATGCTCCTACTAAATCCTATTAGCAATGACAATAATCACATTTACTTTTTTGACTTTGAGCGCaatggggagtttttggggcgTGTACTCATCAAGGTCTATGCCAGTTATGCTCCCAAAATGTCCTACAACTTCCATGCTCTATGCACCCATGAGAAGGGAGTGGGCTATCGCGGCTGCAAAGTCTTCAAGTGTTATCCCAATCAAAGCATTATTACCGGCGACATAGAACAAAATAATGGCTATGGCAGTCGTTCCATATTTGAGGATCCCCAATTTGTACCGGACGATACAAAGATACCGCCGTTCATAGGGGCTGTGGGTATGCGTAGAGCTAAAAAGATATACGATTCGCAGTGCTTGGTGGGTTCACAATTTCGCATAATTCTAAAGGTAAGACCTTTTAGTGCCATATTTGGTAGGGTTATAGATGGTTTAGAAGTAGTGTGGAATATCTCCCAAACTCAAATACAAAGCGAAAAGAATAGCTCTGCTGGGAATGCAGGAGGAGGAGGTGTGGGGGTAATAGGGGGAGGCGGGCCTAATAGTATCAATGTGGCTCAGTGTGGTGTTTATGAGTTTGTTAAGAGGAATCTAACAGGAGCTTTGTAA